AGCAACAAGAATTCCCCAAAGGGCTCCTCCTAGCAGGTCTGCAGGGTAATGTACTCCAACATAAATTCTGGAGTAACTGATAAATATTGCCCATACGATTAACAGTAATGCTGAATAGCGAAAAATCTTTCGGAATTGATACCCCAAAAAAACTGCTATTGCGAAGGTATTTGAGGCATGAGCCGAAATGAAGCCCCATCGGCCTCCTTTTTTGCCTGTTATTCTAATTACATCTGCAATATCAGAGTTATGACTTGGTCTTGGACGTTGAAAGACTGCCTTAAACCAATAATAAGTAGTTTGATCAACAATTAAAATCAGAGCTAAGACGGCGATCGAGTAAAATACAACACCCTTCCACCCCGAAAACTTATATACGATATAAAGTAGAAATATATAAAGCGGTATCCAGGTAAATCGATGAGTTACGAAATTCCAGAAACCATCCCAGGCTTCCGTTCCTTTCCCATTTAAAAACAAAAAAAGACTGATATCCCAATTAATCAATTGATCGATAAAATCCATTTATCTTTTTCTCTTTATAGCACCCGTGGCCTTATCTACGCTCTTTTTAATACTTTCAACCTCTTCTTTGGCATCAGTTATGGTATCTAAATCGGGAATATTATCGTTGAACTGTTTCTTAACTTGTTTTTTGATAGGGCGTGAAAACTCATCTACATCTTTTTTAACAGATGAAATCTCTTTCTTTATATCTCCAACTATATCATCGTCGCCGGCACTGTCTTTTATCTCACGCTTTAAGTCGTCCGTAGCATCTTTTAGCTGACGCATTCCTTTACCCAATCCCCTTGCCAATTCAGGAATTTTATCCGCACCAAACAACATCACCACAATCAAACCAATGATAAAGATTTCAGCCCCTCCTATAAAAAGTAAAGTCATTTTTTCTAAATTATATTTTGTACAAAAGTAACCTTAAATAATTAATATCGGAACATTTAGTTTAAACGAATTCCTGAATACTGATCCTTTATTAATTATTTTCCGGTCGAAATAAAATCAATTATTACATTTACATCCAAATATTTTAACATGTCAGAAAAGAAAATCCTGGAATATTTACAAGGCTTCATGTCCGAAAACAGAGTTAACAACTTTAAGAAAGTAATAAACGAACGGACAAAACACTTCACTGTTGTATTAGAAGATATATATCAGTCTCATAATGCCAGTGCAGCTGTAAGAACCTGTGATATTTTTGGAATTCAGGAGATGTACACAACTCAACGTCTTCATACTTTTTATGTTAGTTCTCATGTAGCAAAAGGGGCTGATAAGTGGGTTGATATTTCTTCTTTTAAAGATCCCAATATTGACAACACACAATCGGCGGTTAATGCCATGAGAGAAAAGGGATATCAAATAATTGCAACTTCTCCTCATTATGGTTCTACCTCGCCAATAGAATTTGATATTAGTAAACCTTCGGCTATATTCTTTGGTGCTGAAAAGGAAGGTTTATCAAAAAATATTATTGACCAGGCTGACGCTTTTATAAAAATTCCAATGTATGGATTTACCGAGAGTCTTAACATCTCTGTTTCTGTTGCCATAATTCTACAAACATTAATAGACAGACTAAAAAACAGTAATATTGAATGGCAGCTAAGCGAAGAGGAAAAATTTGCCCTTGAATTAAAATGGTCTAAAAAATCGGTAAAAGATTCAAAAAAACTTATTGAAAAATTTATAGCTGACAATTAAACCTAAAGTTTTTCTATTAATTATTACTGTTACTTAAATAAAAACAAATAGTCAAAATGAACTACGTTATATATATACTTATTGGAATCACAGCCTTAATATCATATAAAGGTTTTAACGATAGAATGTTCTTTGAAAAATATATGCTCCGGGTGGGGAGTGTAATTAATGGAAAAGAATACATAAGAATGATTAGTTCCGGCTTTTTACACGCCGATTGGACTCATTTGTTTTTTAACATGTTTACACTATACTTCTTCGGGCCTGAAGTTTTGTATTTTGCCGGACTTACCAACTTTATTTTAATCTATCTGGGCTCATTACTGTTTGGCAACTTAATTTCTATATATTTTAATCGCCAAAACATGATGTATTCAGCTATTGGTGCTTCGGGAGCAGTTAGTGGTGTTATCTTTTCGGCAATAATTCTATATCCTCAGATGAGTTTGTTCATTATTCCGATACCATTCCCTATTCCGGGTTGGTTATTCGGTATTGCTTATGTATTATACTCTATCTACGGAATGAAAAGTCAGCTGGGAAATATTGGTCATAGTGCTCACTTAGGAGGTGGTATTTCGGGTGTTTTAATAACTATTTTAATAATTCCATCTGTATTAAACGATAGTTGGTTAACAATTTTATTGGTTCTTGTTCCATTTGTTATTTTACTGATTTATGAGAGACATAAATAATATTTGGGCATGCCCTTTCGCTCTCTTCAACTCCCTCTGTCTGCCCGACAGGTAGTAATTAAGAGATCGAAAGGTCGGGCTATCCGCTGTATCTTTTTAAGTAGTGGGAGTTCGACTTTGAGTCGCACCCCCACTACTTAAAAAGGATGCCGCTTCTATCCCTCATGCAAAACACAAGGCCGACAGATTATTACAAAGCATAATAGTAAACAAACAAGAAATGACACATCGCTCCCACTAGTACGAAGAAATGCCATATTACATGTGAAAATTTCAACTTTTTTACTGCGTAAAAAATAGTTCCAACTGTATAAGCCAACCCCCCATAAACTATATACATTAGTCCTTCGAATGGCAGTAAGTCTATGAGTTTATTAATATCGAAGACTATAATCCATCCCATACCCAAATAAATTAACAGGGATGTTTTTTGGTATCTTCCGGTAAAGAAAATCTTCAATATAACTCCAATTATTGCAATCGACCATTCTATAATCAACAAAAAAAGATTATCGCTTCCCAATACCAATATTGCCAACGGTGTATAGGTACCAGCGATTAGTAAAAAAATACCGGAATGGTCTAAGATTCGCAATTTAGATTTAATCTCAACCCGTTTTTCGAAATGATACATCGCCGATGCCAACATTGTAAACAGTAATGAAAACCCATAAATTATAGAACTCCAATATTCCTTTGCTGAATTTGATTTTAGCAGCATTAACACAATCGCGAAAATTGCCAAAACAGCACCGGTAGCATGAGTAAGGTAATTCCACTTTTCTTCAACTACACTTTGTTTTTTATCGGTTTTCAATAATTTCATTTCAAAAAACTTTTCCTCCAAAGGAACGCATTTATTTTTCATTCTTTAACTTAGCCCGAAAATTTTCAACAGGAAATACAAGATGGGAAAGAAAACATTCAATCTCGATTACAATATTAAAGAATCAGCTGACGGTATAGAAAACTCAAAAGTTATATACATGATTCACGGTTTTGGCGCCGATAAAAACGACCTGTTCAGTTTTGCGAATTACTTACCGGGTTCTTTTACAGTTATTGCTTTGCAGGCACCTTACTCTCTACCATTCGGAGGAAAAGCATGGTACAACATTGAGTTGGAAAACGGTAATCACATTTCCGATTCAGGTCAGGCAAAAAGTTCGGTAAAGGAAATCGAAAAATTTATTACAGACAGCAGGGAGCATTTTAATTTCCATGATGATGTTTTCGTACTTGGCTTTTCACAGGGAGCAATACTTAGTTATTCTATGATACTGAACAATCCTGAAAGATATAAATATGCACTCTCTTTAAGCGGTTTCATTTTCGAAGAAATAATGCCCGAGAGTTACGAAAAAGATTATTCGCATCTGGATTTTTATGCTGCCCATGGAACAATGGATGGAATTATACCAATAGAAAAAGGGCGAAGTGCAAAAAAACTTTTATCCGAATTAAATTTAAAACATATTTACCACGAGTTTCCGGCCGCACATTCAATAGCTCAAAAGGAGTTTGAGGAAATTATTGAGTGGTTGAGGGAGAGATCATAGTAATACAATAAGCGTAGAGCTAATTCATTAATTATCTCTACGCATTCACAAGTTGGGCCACCTGTTATCCAAAACAAAGCCCCGGCTAATCTCAATCCAAATATCTTCTGATTTTTGAAATTCAACAATTAGTTGACCTTGTGAAATAATTTCAAAATGAGTTTCTAAAATTTCTATCAATTCACTTTTCGATAATAATTCACCCGAGTCTTCACATATTTCTTCCGAGAGCCATCGTGACTTGTGAATTACTCTGAATTTCGAATCAGGGTTTAATGTATCAACCTCCTTTTGATAAATCCACCAACCTCTTTGATGATTTGTGTTTAAGTTTTCATGTTGAAAAGAATCAATCTCATCAGGATGGTAAAAAAGCATCCCTTTTATAAAATGATAACTTTTCAAGGGATAATAATTTTCTTTCTTTAAAAATTCTATCGTTTCGGGAAGTTCAGTTATTTTTAGCTGTTTAGAATAGGTTTTGTCGAGTTTATCTCCAAAATTCCTGCTTCCATTCGGACAGATAAAAGAGTAGAAATCGGAATTGCCTTTTGCCTTTGCGAAGTATTTAACAGCTGTTTCAAGATGAATAATTTCCGTAGTAATTTTGTTTCTCAAGATAAAATCCATTTCTCCAATGGTTCTTTTTCCCGAAAAAATCTGCTTTCCAAATTCCAGTACTTCGATATTAGGATGAAAGTCGAAATAAAACCGTAATAAATTCTCAAAATATCTCCCAAGGCGTTTTGAATGATTTCTCTCCACAAAATCTGATAATTCATTAAGATTTTCATCTAGTTCAAGTAGCCATTTTTTGAGAAGTTGTTTGTCTATCTCCAAAAAATGTTCGGGCAATTGATAGCCATCGTCTAACACATAAGAACTTACTATACTCTGATGCAAATCGCGAATTATTTTATTTAGATAGTCTTTCATAAAAAACTATGTTAAAAATTGAACCGCAGGCATAGCCACTACACCGTAATTTAAATACTTAATTTCTGTATCATTCGACAAAATATATTTGTGAATAATCGGCTTATCAAGTAAATATTCAAGATTTTTGAAATGCCTCGCATCAACCGCACGTATATTTTCAGTTTTTTTTATTTCTATGGCTATATAACCCTTTTCTGTCTCTATCAATAAATCAATTTCTCTTCTATCGCTGGTTCGCAGATGGTAAAACGAATTGTTTAGATTTAAGTTTTTTGCCTGTTTGTATATTTCAGCAATCATCGCACTTTCGAATTCGTGACCGTTTAAATCGTCCTTTTTATTTAATATAGTACGTAAAACTCCAACATCGGTAAAATGAACCTTCGGTGATTTCACCAATCTCTTTTTACTATTTCGTGCCCAGGCTTGTAGTGTAATTGTCTGATAACTTATATTACTGTATTCCAAAAACCGCTGAACCGTTTTTGAACTCACACCTGCATCAGCAGCAATTTGCGAATAATTTGTAAGCTGTGCTGTATTAATTGCCAATAACTTTTGAGTTTTAGTGAATGGTTCTAGATTTCTAATTTCTGCCAAATCGCGTATGTCGCGTTCGAAATACGTTTGCACATAGTTTCTTAACCAATCGTACCTGTCAGATGTAGAAAGCGAATTATCAGTAATAGCAGGATATCCTCCAAATTTTAAATAGTAATCATAAACCCTTGTTTTATTAGAGTAGTTCTCATCTAACAAAATTGACACTAAATCGCCGACTTCCTTCTGTGATAGAATTTTCTGAAAATAGGATTCAATAACGTCATCACCCCAACTGTTAGTCAACAATTCGGGCAAGGTTAAAGGAAACAATTCAAAAATAAGACATCTACCGGCCAATGATTCTTTAACTTTTTTCAACAACATTATTTGTGATGACCCTAGTAAAATATATTGTGAATCATCAAATTGGTCGTAGACAGCTTTGATACTTTCAATTAATTGTGGTTCTTTTTGAATTTCGTCAAGTATTGCTCTTGGATATAAGTTTCCCCACTGACTAGCCGATAGTTTTTTATAATCCTCAACAGTTATCGGATCCTCAATAGATATGTATTTAAAATTTTTAAACACCGATTTCACAAGAGTTGTTTTTCCTGTTTGTCTGGCTCCGGTTACAACTATTATCCTTCCAAACTTAGACTTACTCTTGTTAGATATTGGATATGACTGTTTTCTATTGTGCATGATTCTTTATAAAGTAAGAATGACTCAAATTTACATAAAAACCACACGCATTCCAAATATTACGCCAATATTTGGAATGCCATTCCAGATATTACGCCAATATCTGGAATAACAATTCATGTTTTACGTGTAAAATAATTAGCTTTTGGGAGTAGCTCGATTTCTACCGAACTATTTTTCCAGATGCTTTAAATAATTCCTCTATGGTTTTTACTTCAACTTTCATCTCTTACTCCTAAAAAAATCTTTTACAATTTGGGAACATTCATCCTCCATTACTCCAAATGTAATTTCTGTTTTAGGATGTATTTGCGTACCCATTGTACGATACCCCCTCTTAGGGTCGGCTGCCCCAAAAACCACCCGTTTAATCTGGGTCCAATACAAAGCCCCGGCACACATCTGACACGGTTCCATAGTGATATACATTGTACAATCATTAAGGTATTTTCCTCCAATTGCATCAGCTGCTGCAGTTATGGCCTGCATTTCGGCATGAGCTGTTACATCATTCAATGTTTCTGTGAGGTTGTGAGCCCTTGCTATCACCTGATTATTAACCACTACTACCGCTCCGATGGGCACTTCATCTTTTTCTAATGCATACTCAGCTTCCTCCAAAGCCTTTTTCATAAAGTACTTATCATCGTAAACTAAAATATCCTCCATCTGCTTTTTTGTTTTTACTAATACAAATTAACTAATTTCAAAATAGATATAATCTATATCGGAATAAAACTAATTAATTACAATTCGTCATAAGATTTACATCTATTTTAGTCAAAATCACTACATTTGCCTCCTGAATCCGTCTCTAATTTAGAATAAATCTAAATATAAATACTATCAGACTGCAATTCAGACTAATAAGTTGTTTTTCGCATAGCGAATATAGTTTAAAACTTAGCTGCATGGCAAAAAAAGAGAAAGAAGATAAAATTATAGATGAAGTAACCTCTTCGGAATACAAATATGGGTTTGTTACAGATATTGAGTCTGATACATTTCCAAAAGGATTGAATGAGGACATCATCAAAGCTATTTCGGCAAAAAAAGAAGAACCTGAATGGTTGTTGGAATGGAGATTGAATGCTTTTAAAGTATGGAAGGAAATGGAAGAGCCAAAATGGGCTCATGTTAATTATCCAACACCTGACTT
The nucleotide sequence above comes from Bacteroidota bacterium. Encoded proteins:
- a CDS encoding phosphatase PAP2 family protein, which produces MDFIDQLINWDISLFLFLNGKGTEAWDGFWNFVTHRFTWIPLYIFLLYIVYKFSGWKGVVFYSIAVLALILIVDQTTYYWFKAVFQRPRPSHNSDIADVIRITGKKGGRWGFISAHASNTFAIAVFLGYQFRKIFRYSALLLIVWAIFISYSRIYVGVHYPADLLGGALWGILVATVYLLMLKKTKLGKYLELPG
- a CDS encoding twin-arginine translocase TatA/TatE family subunit, with translation MTLLFIGGAEIFIIGLIVVMLFGADKIPELARGLGKGMRQLKDATDDLKREIKDSAGDDDIVGDIKKEISSVKKDVDEFSRPIKKQVKKQFNDNIPDLDTITDAKEEVESIKKSVDKATGAIKRKR
- a CDS encoding RNA methyltransferase; translation: MSEKKILEYLQGFMSENRVNNFKKVINERTKHFTVVLEDIYQSHNASAAVRTCDIFGIQEMYTTQRLHTFYVSSHVAKGADKWVDISSFKDPNIDNTQSAVNAMREKGYQIIATSPHYGSTSPIEFDISKPSAIFFGAEKEGLSKNIIDQADAFIKIPMYGFTESLNISVSVAIILQTLIDRLKNSNIEWQLSEEEKFALELKWSKKSVKDSKKLIEKFIADN
- a CDS encoding rhomboid family intramembrane serine protease, producing the protein MNYVIYILIGITALISYKGFNDRMFFEKYMLRVGSVINGKEYIRMISSGFLHADWTHLFFNMFTLYFFGPEVLYFAGLTNFILIYLGSLLFGNLISIYFNRQNMMYSAIGASGAVSGVIFSAIILYPQMSLFIIPIPFPIPGWLFGIAYVLYSIYGMKSQLGNIGHSAHLGGGISGVLITILIIPSVLNDSWLTILLVLVPFVILLIYERHK
- a CDS encoding hemolysin III family protein; protein product: MKNKCVPLEEKFFEMKLLKTDKKQSVVEEKWNYLTHATGAVLAIFAIVLMLLKSNSAKEYWSSIIYGFSLLFTMLASAMYHFEKRVEIKSKLRILDHSGIFLLIAGTYTPLAILVLGSDNLFLLIIEWSIAIIGVILKIFFTGRYQKTSLLIYLGMGWIIVFDINKLIDLLPFEGLMYIVYGGLAYTVGTIFYAVKKLKFSHVIWHFFVLVGAMCHFLFVYYYAL
- a CDS encoding phospholipase, translated to MGKKTFNLDYNIKESADGIENSKVIYMIHGFGADKNDLFSFANYLPGSFTVIALQAPYSLPFGGKAWYNIELENGNHISDSGQAKSSVKEIEKFITDSREHFNFHDDVFVLGFSQGAILSYSMILNNPERYKYALSLSGFIFEEIMPESYEKDYSHLDFYAAHGTMDGIIPIEKGRSAKKLLSELNLKHIYHEFPAAHSIAQKEFEEIIEWLRERS
- a CDS encoding DUF1853 family protein, whose translation is MKDYLNKIIRDLHQSIVSSYVLDDGYQLPEHFLEIDKQLLKKWLLELDENLNELSDFVERNHSKRLGRYFENLLRFYFDFHPNIEVLEFGKQIFSGKRTIGEMDFILRNKITTEIIHLETAVKYFAKAKGNSDFYSFICPNGSRNFGDKLDKTYSKQLKITELPETIEFLKKENYYPLKSYHFIKGMLFYHPDEIDSFQHENLNTNHQRGWWIYQKEVDTLNPDSKFRVIHKSRWLSEEICEDSGELLSKSELIEILETHFEIISQGQLIVEFQKSEDIWIEISRGFVLDNRWPNL
- a CDS encoding ATP-binding protein, coding for MHNRKQSYPISNKSKSKFGRIIVVTGARQTGKTTLVKSVFKNFKYISIEDPITVEDYKKLSASQWGNLYPRAILDEIQKEPQLIESIKAVYDQFDDSQYILLGSSQIMLLKKVKESLAGRCLIFELFPLTLPELLTNSWGDDVIESYFQKILSQKEVGDLVSILLDENYSNKTRVYDYYLKFGGYPAITDNSLSTSDRYDWLRNYVQTYFERDIRDLAEIRNLEPFTKTQKLLAINTAQLTNYSQIAADAGVSSKTVQRFLEYSNISYQTITLQAWARNSKKRLVKSPKVHFTDVGVLRTILNKKDDLNGHEFESAMIAEIYKQAKNLNLNNSFYHLRTSDRREIDLLIETEKGYIAIEIKKTENIRAVDARHFKNLEYLLDKPIIHKYILSNDTEIKYLNYGVVAMPAVQFLT
- a CDS encoding nucleoside deaminase, coding for MEDILVYDDKYFMKKALEEAEYALEKDEVPIGAVVVVNNQVIARAHNLTETLNDVTAHAEMQAITAAADAIGGKYLNDCTMYITMEPCQMCAGALYWTQIKRVVFGAADPKRGYRTMGTQIHPKTEITFGVMEDECSQIVKDFFRSKR